The DNA segment TATTACAGATTACGCTAGCTTTTATGAATCAATTGCCTTTAGTTTCAAATTAGAAAAACTGAAAGTTCTGATTACAGAACCAAAAATCTCAGAATACTTTATTGAACGCAAAATTTTTCTGGATCGGGTCATAGTTTCCCGGATTGTTGTGGACAATCGAGAAATAGCTGAAGAACTACAAACCCAAATTGAAGAAGGAGGTAGTTTTGAGCAACTAGCCAGAGAATATTCCTTGTCAGAGGATCGAATGCTCAACGGCATGATGGGGCCAGTCAGTCGAGGCACAATGCCGGATCAATTGAGAGCAGTTATTGATATAGCTAGTCCTGGACAAGTTGTCGGCCCTACAGAAATCGAGGGACGTTATGGCTTATTTCGAGTAGAACAATTTTTGCCAGCGTCTTTAGAAGATATGCAACTTAAACAAGCACTACAAAATGAATTATTTGAGAAATGGCTAGTCGAGAAAATTCAAAAGCTGACGGTCAAACTACAAATGAGCTAAAAGTTCTGGATAATCAATCTCTACAAGTAAACGCCCTAGCTTCCATACCTTGGAATCAACCGCCCTTCTGTTGGCTGACAAATGAACAACAATTGCAATTGCAAAATCAGGCTGAAGTCCGTCAGTATGGTTTAGGAGAAAAAATTTGGTCAACCGTAGGACGCGATGAGCAGTTTTGGATTTTTACTGGTAAAGTCCGCTTGCGGGAAGAAGGAGAGGGTAAGCCATTGCTAGCCCTACAAGCAGGCGATTGGTTTGGCGACTTATATCAGCTGTCTGTGAATTGCAAAGCCGTAGCTGCTAGCAAAGAAGTAGTAGTAGTGTGTTGGAATACAGCACTGTGGGCGGAGTTTTTCACTCCCCAAATAGACGAGTTTTGGCTAACTACCCAGGAACACCAGGAGCGGGAGGAGAGCAAAGAAATCAAGCCCGAAATCAAGGAGATACAGAAACTCATCCCATCCTCGACTGTGATCAAATCTGGTTATCCCTTTGTTTCTAATTGGAATACAGGTGCGGCTTGTTTAACAATGGTGGCGCAACATTTAGAACATCCTGTGAAATTGGAATGGGTGCAACGCCAACTCAGAGGACAAAGCCCGAAAAATCTCGTGGAAGCAGGGGAAAAGTTAGGCTTGGTGTTGCGAAGATTGCAAGTTAGTTGGGCTGATTTGCGGCAGTTATCGTTTCCAGTCCTACTACAATGGCAATTAGATTCATCACCGCCAGCTTCCTGGGTAGTAGCCTATGGAATGCAAGGGTCTAACCTGATTATTGC comes from the Nodularia sp. NIES-3585 genome and includes:
- a CDS encoding peptidylprolyl isomerase, whose product is MESSSFLTVNDQPIFINQAVKYLQASGKLANFIGEILRQYVIAQEMQTRDDIEISPAVTEQTIIDFRLKNQLNDPQTFQEWLQKNITDYASFYESIAFSFKLEKLKVLITEPKISEYFIERKIFLDRVIVSRIVVDNREIAEELQTQIEEGGSFEQLAREYSLSEDRMLNGMMGPVSRGTMPDQLRAVIDIASPGQVVGPTEIEGRYGLFRVEQFLPASLEDMQLKQALQNELFEKWLVEKIQKLTVKLQMS